The following coding sequences are from one Homalodisca vitripennis isolate AUS2020 chromosome 7, UT_GWSS_2.1, whole genome shotgun sequence window:
- the LOC124366974 gene encoding uncharacterized protein LOC124366974, whose amino-acid sequence MKRFILLCLLASVQAGPYKWKQRPVAKPLVVAAQWYVHQKYLAVEQELLRVSVDVGKLAEITTKEAYTLTYQAEEDLRALRESLSRESKSLKMLSWSCVNNAANKHTLEYFDRVKEKMYACTHTISDTAATFEVEMTQRLIEARGHVWNIEQAMWFCQKFTDEEDVECLKRLVLEGLQLADKMPDRAAWVLDRAQAESGQALDKLRNCVTLSVSAAQDRLLVETQRMRRCVMEAQESDDDGEREKPAGTLVGKRDSG is encoded by the exons ATGAAGAGATTCATCTTGTTATGTCTGCTGGCAAGTGTTCAG GCGGGTCCCTACAAATGGAAGCAGCGGCCAGTGGCCAAGCCTCTTGTCGTAGCAGCCCAATGGTACGTCCACCAGAAGTACCTCGCCGTCGAGCAGGAGCTCCTTCGCGTGTCCGTGGATGTGGGGAAATTGGCAGAGATCACGACCAAGGAGGCTTACACACTCACCTACCAGGCTGAAGAGGATCTAAGAGCGTTGAGGGAAAGCCTCTCGAGGGAGTCCAAGAGCCTCAAAATGCTCTCCTGGAGTTGTGTCAACAATGCGGCCAACAAGCACACCTTGGAGTACTTTGATCGTG TGAAGGAGAAGATGTACGCCTGCACCCACACAATCAGTGACACCGCAGCAACCTTCGAGGTGGAGATGACCCAACGGCTGATAGAAGCCAGAGGTCACGTGTGGAACATCGAGCAAGCCATGTGGTTCTGTCAGAAGTTTACCGACGAG GAAGATGTAGAGTGCCTGAAGAGGTTGGTGTTGGAAGGCCTCCAGCTTGCGGACAAGATGCCGGACCGGGCAGCCTGGGTGCTAGACAGAGCTCAGGCGGAGTCGGGACAAGCTTTGGACAAGCTGAGGAACTGTGTGACTCTATCAGTGAGCGCAGCTCAGGACCGGCTACTGGTGGAGACCCAGAGGATGAGGAGGTGTGTGATGGAAGCGCAAGAATCTGATGATGATGGTGAGCGGGAGAAACCAGCCGGGACCTTGGTCGGGAAACGGGACTCTGGATGA